From Haloarcula sp. CBA1127, a single genomic window includes:
- a CDS encoding class 1 fructose-bisphosphatase, with the protein MSKSLDISTTEAEQTVTEVIDTIAGTTPDVRRAIADYRGQSNSVNPTGDDQLAADLRADELFEQRVLDIDGVASYASEERSDVKTTDGRLHVAMDPLDGSSNLEPNSGMGTIFGIYSEQPPTVGTNLLAAGFVIYGPITSMVVARDGSVREYILEDGDKRVVDDEVTVPEDPTVFGFGGGVDSWTDEFEPYAEEVRHELKLRYGGAMVADINQVLTYGGIFSYPALESCPEGKLRVQFEGHPMAYILESAGGRSSDGDQSLLEIEPDELHERTPLYLGNPDLIDRLEANID; encoded by the coding sequence ATGAGTAAGTCACTCGATATTTCGACCACCGAAGCCGAGCAGACAGTCACGGAAGTCATCGACACCATCGCCGGGACGACACCGGACGTCCGCCGCGCCATCGCCGACTACCGTGGCCAGAGCAACTCCGTCAACCCCACCGGCGACGACCAGCTCGCGGCTGACCTACGCGCCGACGAACTGTTCGAGCAGCGGGTGCTGGACATCGACGGTGTCGCCTCCTACGCCAGCGAAGAACGCTCGGACGTGAAAACGACAGACGGCCGTCTCCACGTCGCGATGGACCCCCTCGACGGGTCGAGCAACCTCGAACCCAACAGCGGGATGGGGACGATTTTCGGCATCTACAGCGAGCAGCCGCCGACTGTCGGTACCAATCTCCTTGCCGCCGGGTTCGTCATCTACGGCCCGATCACCTCGATGGTCGTTGCTCGGGACGGCAGCGTCCGCGAGTATATTCTCGAAGACGGCGACAAGCGGGTCGTCGACGATGAGGTGACGGTTCCTGAAGACCCCACCGTGTTCGGGTTCGGCGGCGGCGTCGACTCCTGGACGGACGAGTTCGAGCCCTACGCCGAGGAAGTCCGTCACGAACTGAAACTCCGCTACGGCGGGGCAATGGTCGCGGACATCAATCAGGTACTCACCTACGGCGGTATCTTCTCGTACCCCGCACTGGAGTCGTGCCCCGAGGGGAAACTCCGAGTCCAGTTCGAGGGACACCCGATGGCCTACATCCTCGAATCGGCCGGCGGTCGGTCCTCTGACGGCGACCAGTCGCTACTTGAGATCGAACCCGACGAGCTACACGAGCGGACGCCGCTGTATCTCGGGAACCCCGACCTGATCGACCGACTCGAAGCGAACATCGATTGA
- a CDS encoding 3-hydroxyacyl-CoA dehydrogenase family protein: protein MHLEKIDTVGVVGAGTMGNGIAQVAATAGYDVVMRDMTDELVAAGFEEIQSSFETLVARDTVTEQEAEAATARITGTTEVDDLADADLVVEAVTENMDIKQSVFEDLDAVCGPDTVLASNTSTLSITTIASVTDRPEQVLGLHFMNPVPVMKGVELVVGEKTSDETVTLGREFAHDIGKETWEADDKPGFVVNRVLMPWINEGVRAYDEGVADKADIDRGLTLGTNVPMGPLELADHIGLDVVLDASETLYEELGDRYKPAYLLKRKVAAGDLGKKSGQGFYDYD from the coding sequence ATGCATCTCGAAAAAATCGACACCGTCGGCGTCGTCGGAGCTGGAACGATGGGCAACGGCATCGCGCAGGTCGCGGCGACGGCCGGCTACGACGTCGTCATGCGCGATATGACAGATGAACTGGTTGCCGCCGGGTTTGAGGAGATTCAGTCGAGCTTTGAGACACTCGTTGCGCGGGATACAGTCACAGAGCAGGAGGCAGAAGCGGCAACAGCCCGCATCACTGGAACTACCGAGGTGGACGACCTCGCGGACGCCGACCTCGTCGTTGAGGCCGTGACGGAAAACATGGACATCAAGCAGTCTGTGTTCGAGGACCTCGACGCAGTCTGTGGGCCTGACACAGTGCTTGCCAGCAACACGAGCACGCTCTCCATTACGACTATCGCTAGTGTCACCGACCGGCCCGAGCAGGTCCTCGGACTGCACTTCATGAATCCTGTGCCGGTCATGAAAGGCGTCGAACTCGTCGTCGGCGAGAAAACTAGCGACGAGACAGTGACGTTGGGCCGGGAGTTCGCCCACGACATCGGCAAGGAAACCTGGGAGGCCGACGACAAGCCCGGCTTCGTAGTGAACCGTGTGTTAATGCCCTGGATCAATGAAGGCGTTCGCGCGTACGACGAGGGTGTCGCCGACAAGGCCGACATCGACCGTGGGCTGACTCTTGGGACAAACGTCCCGATGGGGCCGCTCGAACTGGCCGACCACATCGGCCTTGATGTGGTTCTCGACGCCTCTGAAACGCTGTATGAAGAGCTGGGAGACCGCTACAAGCCTGCATACCTGCTCAAACGGAAAGTCGCGGCCGGCGACCTCGGCAAAAAATCCGGGCAGGGCTTCTACGATTACGACTGA
- a CDS encoding PadR family transcriptional regulator produces the protein MPKWLQSGRRRDMCVLLAAAEDGELSGQRLKTRLERRYDTRIEPKSFYGALDALESAGFVAHREDGIADKYSLTEAGKRRLRAQFEWMREALGEES, from the coding sequence ATGCCGAAGTGGCTCCAGAGCGGTCGCCGACGCGATATGTGCGTCCTGCTGGCTGCTGCCGAGGACGGGGAACTCTCCGGCCAGCGGCTGAAAACGCGGCTTGAGCGTCGCTACGACACGCGGATCGAACCGAAGAGCTTCTACGGCGCGCTTGACGCGCTGGAGTCGGCGGGGTTCGTCGCTCACCGCGAGGACGGCATCGCCGACAAGTACTCGCTGACCGAGGCCGGCAAGCGACGACTTCGAGCCCAGTTCGAATGGATGCGGGAGGCGCTTGGCGAGGAGAGCTAA
- a CDS encoding acyl-CoA dehydrogenase → MDFSPTQEQRQIQDMVSEFVDDEVKPRAAEIDETDEFPWDLVDEMADLGLMGMPIPEEYGGAELDYHSYAMALEEISRGSGGLGTIVAAHISLACNMIYEFGNEAQKETYLTPLAAGEEIGAFALSEAGAGSDVPAMDTTAEPVDGGDAYLVNGGKLWISNGSVADTVVLFAKTDPEAGNKGISSFIVRPEEDDGFIVEGTEHKLGDKGCPTAELRFDDMRIPADRMLGEEGRGFVHALKTLNGGRITIAARGVGIAQAALDEALQYAQDREQFDQPISDFQAIQHKLADMDTKTQAARLLMHQAADKKMAGESFVKEAAQTKLYASEVSREVANEGIQVHGGYGYTKDFPAERFYRDAKLNEIYEGTSEVLRNTIASELLD, encoded by the coding sequence ATGGACTTTAGCCCCACACAGGAACAACGCCAGATACAGGACATGGTCTCGGAGTTTGTCGACGACGAGGTCAAGCCGCGGGCGGCGGAGATCGACGAAACCGACGAGTTCCCGTGGGACCTCGTCGACGAGATGGCCGATCTCGGTCTGATGGGAATGCCGATTCCGGAGGAGTACGGCGGGGCCGAACTAGACTATCACAGCTACGCCATGGCCCTCGAAGAGATTTCGCGGGGAAGCGGCGGGCTCGGCACAATCGTCGCCGCACACATCTCGCTGGCCTGCAACATGATCTACGAGTTCGGTAACGAGGCCCAGAAAGAGACCTACCTCACGCCGCTGGCAGCGGGTGAGGAAATCGGCGCGTTCGCCCTCTCCGAAGCGGGCGCAGGCAGTGACGTACCGGCGATGGACACCACCGCCGAACCGGTTGACGGCGGTGACGCCTATCTGGTCAACGGCGGCAAGCTCTGGATTTCCAACGGGTCCGTCGCCGACACTGTCGTCCTGTTCGCCAAGACCGACCCTGAGGCCGGCAACAAGGGCATCTCCTCGTTCATTGTCCGTCCCGAGGAGGATGACGGCTTCATCGTCGAAGGGACCGAGCACAAACTCGGTGACAAGGGCTGTCCGACTGCCGAACTACGGTTCGACGATATGCGCATCCCTGCCGACCGTATGCTCGGTGAGGAGGGCCGCGGGTTCGTCCACGCGCTCAAAACGCTCAACGGCGGACGCATCACCATTGCGGCCCGCGGTGTCGGCATCGCCCAGGCGGCGTTGGACGAGGCGCTACAATACGCCCAGGACCGCGAGCAGTTCGACCAGCCAATCAGCGACTTCCAGGCCATCCAGCACAAGCTCGCCGACATGGACACGAAGACGCAGGCGGCCCGCCTACTGATGCACCAGGCCGCCGATAAGAAGATGGCCGGCGAGTCGTTCGTCAAGGAGGCCGCCCAGACCAAGCTCTACGCCTCCGAGGTGTCCCGAGAAGTGGCGAACGAGGGCATTCAGGTCCACGGCGGCTACGGCTACACGAAAGACTTCCCGGCCGAGCGGTTCTACCGCGACGCCAAACTCAACGAGATCTACGAGGGGACCAGCGAGGTTCTTCGGAATACGATTGCCAGCGAGCTTCTCGACTAG